One window from the genome of Pantoea cypripedii encodes:
- a CDS encoding 2-dehydro-3-deoxy-6-phosphogalactonate aldolase: MNWQTKLPLIAILRGIRPEEAEAHVGALIEAGFDAIEIPLNSPDWASSIGAMVNTFGDKALIGAGTVLTPAQVDQLATLNSKLVVTPNTDAAVIRQAVACGMTVAAGCATATEAFTALQAGAQALKIFPSSAFGPGYIKALKAVLPPEVPVFAVGGVTPENLHEFLAAGCIGAGLGSDLYRAGQPLTRTVEKARAFIAAYKDAVR; this comes from the coding sequence ATGAACTGGCAAACTAAGTTACCGCTGATCGCCATTCTGCGTGGCATCAGGCCAGAAGAAGCCGAGGCACACGTTGGCGCATTAATTGAGGCGGGTTTTGATGCCATCGAAATCCCACTTAATTCACCGGATTGGGCCAGCAGCATTGGCGCGATGGTGAACACCTTTGGCGATAAAGCACTGATCGGTGCCGGTACGGTGCTGACGCCCGCGCAGGTGGATCAGCTGGCAACGCTCAACAGCAAGCTGGTGGTGACCCCGAATACCGACGCGGCGGTGATTCGCCAGGCAGTGGCCTGCGGCATGACGGTGGCTGCCGGATGCGCGACCGCCACCGAAGCCTTTACCGCCCTGCAGGCTGGCGCACAGGCGCTGAAAATTTTCCCATCATCGGCGTTTGGCCCCGGTTACATCAAAGCCCTGAAGGCGGTGTTGCCGCCGGAAGTGCCGGTGTTTGCCGTCGGTGGCGTGACGCCAGAAAACCTGCATGAATTCCTTGCCGCGGGCTGTATCGGTGCGGGCTTAGGCAGCGATCTCTATCGCGCCGGTCAGCCGCTGACGCGTACCGTGGAGAAGGCCCGCGCATTTATTGCTGCTTATAAGGACGCTGTACGATGA
- the dgoD gene encoding galactonate dehydratase produces MKITKLTTYRLPPRWMFLKIETDEGIVGWGEPVIEGRARSVEAAVHELSEYLVGQDPARINDLWQVMYRGGFYRGGPILMSAIAGIDQALWDIKGKALGVPVYQLLGGLVRDSIKAYSWVGGDRPAEVIDGIKKLRTIGFDTFKLNGCEEMGIIDNSRKIDAAVNTVAQIREAFGKDIEFGLDFHGRVSAPMAKVLIKELEPYRPLFIEEPVLAEQAEYYPRLAAQTHLPIAAGERMFSRFEFKRVLDAGGLAILQPDLSHAGGITECYKIAAMAESYDVALAPHCPLGPIALAACLHIDFVSRNAVFQEQSMGIHYNQGAELLDYVINKDDFKMDDGHFYPLNKPGLGVEINEELVIERSKNAPDWRNPLWRFPDGTVAEW; encoded by the coding sequence ATGAAAATTACCAAACTGACGACTTACCGCCTGCCTCCGCGCTGGATGTTCCTGAAAATCGAAACCGATGAAGGCATCGTCGGCTGGGGCGAGCCGGTGATTGAAGGCCGCGCGCGCAGTGTCGAGGCGGCGGTGCATGAGCTGTCGGAGTATCTGGTGGGTCAGGACCCGGCACGCATCAACGATTTGTGGCAGGTGATGTACCGTGGCGGTTTTTATCGCGGCGGTCCGATTCTGATGAGCGCCATCGCCGGTATCGATCAGGCGTTGTGGGACATCAAAGGCAAAGCGCTTGGCGTGCCGGTGTACCAGCTGCTGGGTGGCCTGGTGCGTGACAGCATCAAAGCCTATAGCTGGGTCGGGGGCGATCGCCCGGCGGAAGTGATCGATGGCATCAAAAAACTGCGCACCATCGGCTTCGACACCTTCAAGCTGAACGGCTGTGAAGAGATGGGGATTATCGATAATTCACGCAAAATTGATGCAGCGGTGAATACCGTGGCGCAGATTCGTGAAGCCTTTGGCAAGGACATCGAGTTTGGCCTCGATTTCCACGGTCGCGTCAGCGCACCGATGGCGAAAGTGTTAATTAAAGAGCTGGAACCTTACCGCCCGTTGTTTATTGAGGAACCGGTACTGGCCGAGCAGGCGGAATATTATCCGCGTCTGGCGGCGCAAACCCATCTGCCGATTGCGGCGGGTGAGCGGATGTTCTCGCGCTTCGAATTCAAACGCGTGCTGGATGCTGGTGGGCTGGCGATTCTGCAGCCGGACCTGTCCCATGCCGGTGGTATCACCGAATGCTACAAAATCGCGGCGATGGCGGAATCCTACGATGTGGCGCTGGCTCCGCACTGTCCGCTTGGACCGATTGCGCTGGCGGCTTGTCTGCATATTGATTTCGTCTCACGCAATGCGGTGTTCCAGGAGCAGAGCATGGGCATTCATTATAATCAGGGTGCCGAGCTGCTCGATTATGTCATCAATAAAGACGATTTTAAAATGGATGACGGTCATTTCTATCCATTAAATAAACCAGGCCTTGGCGTGGAAATTAATGAAGAACTGGTGATTGAGCGCAGTAAAAATGCGCCGGACTGGCGTAATCCGTTATGGCGCTTCCCGGACGGTACTGTCGCTGAATGGTAA
- a CDS encoding MFS transporter — protein sequence MDLSAVQARPTRRRYITLLMIFITVVICYVDRANLAVASAHIQQEFGITKAEMGYVFSAFAWLYTLCQIPGGWFLDRVGSRLTYFIAICGWSVATLCQGFASGLLSLIGLRAITGVFEAPAFPTNNRLVTSWFPEHERASAVGFYTSGQFVGLAFLTPLLIWIQELLSWHWVFILTGAIGLVWSLVWIKVYQAPKQSKGINQAELDYIREGGAMVEGDAPAEKKTRSRVTAADWKLVFHRKLCGVYLGQFAVTSTLWFFLTWFPNYLTQEKHIGALTAGFMTTVPFLAAFVGVILSGIVADRLVRSGRSLGFARKTPIICGLLISTCIMGANYTNDPLWIMTLMALAFFGNGFASITWSLVSSLAPVRLIGLTGGMFNFIGGLGGISVPLVVGYLAQDYGFSPALIYISVVALLGALSYILLVGDVKRVG from the coding sequence ATGGATCTCTCTGCCGTTCAAGCCCGTCCGACGCGTCGCCGTTATATCACGCTATTGATGATATTTATTACGGTGGTAATTTGTTATGTCGATCGCGCGAATTTAGCTGTCGCCTCTGCCCATATTCAGCAGGAATTTGGCATCACCAAAGCGGAAATGGGTTATGTATTTTCCGCCTTCGCCTGGTTATATACGCTGTGCCAGATTCCCGGTGGCTGGTTTCTCGATCGTGTCGGCTCGCGCTTAACCTATTTTATTGCCATCTGCGGCTGGTCGGTCGCCACTTTGTGCCAGGGTTTTGCCAGCGGGTTATTGTCATTGATTGGCCTGCGCGCCATTACCGGCGTATTCGAAGCACCGGCATTTCCAACCAATAATCGCCTGGTGACCAGCTGGTTCCCGGAGCATGAGCGCGCCTCTGCCGTGGGTTTCTACACTTCCGGCCAGTTTGTTGGCCTGGCATTCCTGACGCCGCTGCTGATCTGGATTCAGGAGCTGCTGAGCTGGCATTGGGTGTTTATCCTCACCGGGGCGATTGGCCTGGTCTGGTCGCTGGTGTGGATTAAGGTGTATCAGGCACCAAAGCAGAGCAAAGGCATCAATCAGGCTGAGCTGGATTATATTCGTGAAGGCGGCGCGATGGTGGAAGGGGATGCGCCCGCTGAGAAGAAAACCCGTAGCCGGGTAACCGCTGCCGACTGGAAGCTGGTGTTTCATCGTAAGCTGTGCGGCGTCTATCTCGGCCAGTTTGCCGTGACTTCAACCCTGTGGTTCTTCCTGACGTGGTTCCCGAACTATCTGACGCAGGAAAAACACATTGGCGCGCTGACGGCGGGCTTTATGACCACCGTCCCTTTCCTCGCCGCTTTTGTCGGGGTGATTCTTTCTGGCATCGTGGCGGACCGTCTGGTGCGCAGTGGCCGTTCACTCGGCTTCGCACGTAAAACGCCGATCATCTGCGGCCTGCTGATCTCCACCTGCATTATGGGAGCCAATTACACCAACGATCCGCTGTGGATTATGACGCTCATGGCGCTGGCGTTCTTCGGTAACGGCTTCGCGTCAATTACCTGGTCATTGGTTTCGTCGCTGGCCCCGGTGCGGTTAATTGGCCTGACTGGCGGTATGTTTAACTTTATCGGTGGTCTGGGAGGGATCAGCGTACCGCTGGTGGTGGGCTATCTGGCGCAGGATTACGGTTTCTCCCCGGCGCTGATTTATATCTCAGTGGTGGCGCTGCTTGGTGCGCTTTCTTACATCCTGCTGGTCGGTGATGTGAAGCGCGTCGGTTGA
- a CDS encoding DUF3748 domain-containing protein — MSEKQLTFAERHHQLTNINVWTADSQWLAFDVRPSGASFTSLTIERVNVQSGAVEVLYQARDGAYVGVVTVSPDLPPRYVCIHGPERPDAHWHYDFHHRRGVIVQRGIAENLDACDITAPYTPGALRGGSHVHVFSPDGSRLSFTYNDHVMHEKDVGDDLRNVGIAVPLHPVCPPKHHPREYEGSHYCVLVSQTQRDPQPGSDQIDRAYEECWIGDRGYQKPDGSWQRWAIAFIGDTRGADGAKVPEVFVVDLPAALADYARPGTVPLQGTTDKLPAPPAGVQQRRVTHSTGLALQPRHWLRAAPDGSAIAFLLADDNGVVQLWTVSPNGGTPRQVTQLESSIQSAFSWHPSGEAIAFVCDNSVMRCELTSGKCTRLTPRSELPPSGDAVVWSPDGQQIAYMREVNGWRQLFGVSALPQA; from the coding sequence ATGTCAGAAAAACAACTCACCTTTGCAGAACGTCATCACCAGCTCACCAATATCAATGTCTGGACTGCCGACAGCCAATGGCTGGCGTTTGATGTCCGGCCCTCCGGTGCCTCCTTTACCAGCCTGACCATTGAGCGCGTGAATGTGCAGAGCGGCGCGGTGGAGGTGCTGTATCAGGCACGCGACGGCGCCTATGTTGGTGTGGTCACCGTCAGCCCGGATCTGCCGCCACGTTACGTTTGCATCCACGGCCCGGAACGTCCCGATGCGCACTGGCATTACGATTTCCACCATCGTCGTGGCGTGATTGTGCAGCGAGGTATCGCGGAAAACCTCGATGCCTGTGATATCACTGCACCCTACACGCCAGGTGCGTTGCGCGGCGGGTCCCATGTCCATGTCTTCAGCCCGGATGGTTCACGTCTCAGTTTCACTTATAACGACCATGTGATGCACGAAAAGGATGTGGGCGATGACCTGCGCAACGTCGGTATTGCCGTGCCGCTGCATCCGGTATGTCCGCCAAAGCACCATCCGCGTGAATACGAAGGCAGCCATTATTGTGTGCTGGTCAGCCAGACGCAGCGCGATCCGCAGCCGGGTAGTGACCAAATCGACCGGGCGTATGAGGAGTGTTGGATTGGCGATCGTGGCTATCAAAAGCCAGACGGCAGCTGGCAGCGCTGGGCCATTGCGTTTATTGGTGATACGCGCGGGGCTGATGGCGCAAAAGTGCCGGAAGTGTTTGTGGTGGATTTGCCAGCTGCGCTGGCAGATTACGCCAGGCCAGGAACGGTGCCGCTGCAGGGAACAACGGATAAACTGCCTGCGCCACCGGCCGGGGTGCAGCAGCGCCGGGTGACCCATAGCACAGGACTGGCTTTACAGCCGCGTCACTGGTTGCGCGCTGCGCCGGACGGCAGCGCCATTGCTTTTTTGCTGGCGGATGATAACGGCGTGGTGCAACTGTGGACGGTCTCCCCCAACGGTGGAACGCCACGGCAGGTGACGCAGCTGGAGAGCAGCATTCAGTCCGCCTTTAGCTGGCATCCCTCTGGCGAGGCGATCGCCTTCGTTTGCGACAACAGCGTGATGCGCTGCGAGCTGACGAGCGGGAAATGCACACGCCTGACGCCGCGCAGTGAACTGCCACCCTCCGGTGACGCGGTGGTTTGGTCGCCGGATGGGCAGCAGATTGCGTATATGCGCGAAGTTAACGGCTGGCGACAGCTGTTTGGCGTCAGTGCGCTTCCACAGGCATAA
- a CDS encoding YceK/YidQ family lipoprotein codes for MNLMKRFSLPGLLVCCACTTSGCSSVMSHTGASQGYYPGTRASAEMLTDDQTSWAMKPLVAIDLPFSAVMDTILLPWDYFRHDDDKSIDSPRERVRQSEKLAGTQASLSGAAVMPVEAH; via the coding sequence ATGAATCTAATGAAACGCTTTTCGCTGCCAGGCCTGTTGGTCTGCTGTGCATGTACCACCTCCGGTTGTTCCAGCGTCATGTCTCATACTGGCGCCAGTCAGGGTTACTACCCCGGCACCCGCGCCAGCGCGGAGATGCTGACTGATGATCAAACCAGCTGGGCGATGAAACCGCTGGTCGCGATTGATCTGCCATTCTCAGCCGTGATGGATACCATCCTGCTACCGTGGGATTACTTCCGCCACGATGATGACAAATCGATCGACTCACCGCGTGAGCGCGTGCGGCAAAGCGAGAAGCTGGCCGGTACGCAGGCCAGCCTGTCAGGCGCAGCCGTTATGCCTGTGGAAGCGCACTGA
- the ibpA gene encoding small heat shock chaperone IbpA, whose protein sequence is MRNFDLSPLYRSAIGFDRLFNLLESNQNQANGGYPPYNVELVDENHYRITIAVAGFAQSELDITSHDNMLVVRGAHPEEQQERKYLYQGIAERNFERKFQLADHIVVRDARLENGLLSIDLERIVPEEAKPRRIEILK, encoded by the coding sequence ATGCGTAATTTTGATCTCTCTCCGCTTTATCGTTCTGCTATTGGTTTCGATCGTCTGTTTAACCTGCTGGAATCCAATCAGAACCAGGCCAATGGTGGCTATCCTCCGTATAACGTCGAGCTGGTAGACGAAAACCACTACCGTATCACCATTGCCGTTGCGGGCTTTGCCCAAAGCGAGTTAGATATCACGTCACACGACAACATGCTGGTTGTGCGCGGCGCGCATCCCGAGGAGCAACAGGAACGTAAATACCTGTACCAGGGCATCGCCGAGCGTAACTTTGAGCGTAAATTCCAGCTGGCAGACCATATCGTGGTGCGCGATGCGCGGCTCGAAAATGGCCTGTTAAGCATCGATCTGGAACGCATCGTCCCTGAAGAGGCGAAACCGCGTCGGATTGAGATTTTGAAATAA
- a CDS encoding EamA family transporter, which produces MSVKDLLLALCVVLAWGVNFVVIKLGLHGMPPFLLAGLRFTLVAFPAIFFVKRPAIPLRWLVVYGMTISFGQFAFLFLAIKLGMPAGLASLVVQAQAFFTLILGALLLAEKLRWNHIVGILVATLGMFTLATAGMEGQTTAGITLTTMMLTLAAALSWGLGNITNKIILRNRKVPVMSLVVWSALVPMVPFFACSWWFEGQETIVSSLMNISLQTVLALIYLAFVATIIGYAIWGNLLSRYETWRVAPLSLLVPVVGILSAALILGETLSAQQMLGASVIIFGLLINVFGGMVSQRFLVRT; this is translated from the coding sequence ATGTCAGTCAAAGATCTCTTATTAGCCCTGTGTGTGGTACTCGCCTGGGGCGTCAATTTTGTGGTGATTAAACTGGGGCTGCATGGCATGCCCCCCTTTTTGCTGGCGGGACTGCGTTTTACTCTGGTGGCATTCCCGGCGATCTTTTTCGTTAAACGCCCGGCCATTCCGCTGCGCTGGTTGGTGGTGTATGGCATGACCATCAGTTTTGGTCAGTTTGCCTTTCTGTTCCTCGCCATCAAGCTGGGTATGCCCGCCGGACTGGCATCGCTGGTGGTGCAGGCGCAGGCCTTTTTCACCCTGATACTCGGCGCATTGCTGCTGGCGGAGAAACTGCGCTGGAACCATATCGTCGGCATTCTGGTAGCAACCCTTGGCATGTTTACCCTGGCGACGGCGGGGATGGAGGGACAGACCACCGCAGGCATTACGCTCACCACCATGATGCTGACGCTGGCGGCGGCGTTATCGTGGGGATTGGGCAATATCACCAACAAGATTATTTTGCGTAACCGCAAAGTGCCGGTGATGTCGCTGGTGGTGTGGAGTGCGCTGGTACCTATGGTGCCGTTCTTTGCCTGTTCATGGTGGTTTGAAGGGCAAGAGACGATTGTCAGCAGCCTGATGAATATCTCGCTGCAAACCGTGCTGGCGCTGATCTATCTCGCCTTTGTCGCCACCATTATCGGCTACGCCATCTGGGGCAATCTGCTGAGCCGCTACGAAACCTGGCGCGTGGCACCGCTGTCGCTGCTGGTGCCGGTGGTGGGGATTCTCAGTGCCGCACTGATTCTGGGTGAAACGCTGTCGGCACAGCAGATGCTCGGGGCATCGGTGATTATTTTTGGTCTGCTGATCAATGTGTTCGGCGGCATGGTGAGCCAGCGATTTCTGGTGAGGACCTGA
- a CDS encoding YbaK/EbsC family protein codes for MTTFEKVITQLEQHQADYRVIEHEAIGQTDVISAIRGNELNQAAKAMVLEVTMPEGAEARYLLAIVPGDCKINFKSAARAIGGKKSSFAAPEKAQELTQCVMGAVPPFSFDDRLALRVDARLRDVGTLWFNAGLLERSVALDVNDYFRVIGDDCCAEIATPVTATA; via the coding sequence ATGACAACCTTTGAGAAAGTGATCACCCAACTGGAGCAGCATCAGGCGGATTATCGTGTGATTGAGCATGAGGCCATCGGTCAGACCGATGTCATCAGCGCCATCCGCGGTAACGAGCTGAATCAGGCAGCAAAGGCGATGGTGCTGGAAGTGACCATGCCGGAGGGCGCGGAGGCCCGTTACCTGCTGGCGATTGTGCCGGGTGATTGCAAAATTAACTTCAAAAGCGCCGCCCGTGCCATCGGCGGCAAGAAATCGAGCTTTGCCGCCCCTGAAAAAGCCCAGGAGCTGACGCAATGCGTGATGGGCGCGGTGCCGCCCTTTAGTTTTGATGACCGACTGGCGCTGCGCGTTGATGCGCGCCTGCGTGATGTCGGCACTTTGTGGTTTAACGCCGGGTTGCTGGAACGCTCAGTGGCACTGGATGTGAATGACTATTTTCGTGTTATCGGTGATGACTGCTGCGCAGAGATCGCCACCCCCGTGACGGCGACCGCCTGA
- a CDS encoding 2OG-Fe(II)-dependent halogenase WelO5 family protein, whose amino-acid sequence MAIFNQIRVISPKMFVESTWLDDIVTARVPLLVLRNFLTPEVREAAVDDLQLCREKVRVSHYPNGALTTLGPYLAKHTAAPENYFTELRDIQPALPPSLHCLRDQVYNWVKHALRLESLQTATDPQHGDYAGSIVRFHANGVANPLHNDNIVRDAAGSGLTVTEILHQLSCVVCLQECSAGGELRIFNKQWQPVDERFKTPGELGYQSGVIEHCETCEFSPRSGDIYLFNPAFYHEIDRVEGDTRITMGFFFGLTDKKMKHAIAWS is encoded by the coding sequence ATGGCCATTTTCAATCAGATACGCGTTATTAGCCCCAAAATGTTTGTGGAAAGTACCTGGCTGGATGACATTGTTACTGCGCGCGTGCCGCTACTGGTACTGCGTAATTTTCTGACCCCGGAAGTGCGTGAAGCGGCGGTGGATGACCTGCAACTTTGCCGCGAGAAGGTGCGGGTCTCGCACTATCCCAACGGTGCACTGACCACCCTTGGCCCCTATCTGGCGAAACATACCGCTGCGCCGGAAAACTACTTCACCGAACTGCGTGATATTCAGCCCGCGTTACCGCCGTCGCTGCATTGCCTGCGTGACCAGGTCTACAACTGGGTGAAACACGCTTTGCGGCTGGAAAGCCTGCAAACCGCCACCGATCCACAACACGGCGATTACGCAGGTTCGATTGTGCGGTTCCATGCCAATGGCGTCGCCAACCCGCTGCATAACGACAACATCGTGCGCGATGCGGCGGGTAGCGGCCTGACCGTGACTGAAATTTTGCATCAGCTGAGTTGTGTGGTGTGCCTCCAGGAATGCAGTGCCGGGGGTGAATTACGCATCTTTAATAAGCAATGGCAGCCAGTGGATGAGCGCTTTAAAACGCCCGGCGAACTTGGCTACCAGAGTGGCGTGATTGAGCACTGCGAAACCTGCGAGTTTTCACCGCGCAGTGGCGATATCTATCTGTTTAATCCTGCTTTTTATCATGAAATTGATCGGGTGGAAGGCGATACGCGCATCACCATGGGCTTCTTCTTTGGTCTCACCGACAAAAAGATGAAGCACGCGATTGCCTGGAGTTGA
- a CDS encoding class II glutamine amidotransferase codes for MCRMILAHGQFDAAAVLEAARAMSCGETATHDGPIKQHPNGWGLLWREQGHIRTLHGTGTFADALPGIDVDRLRGRFLAVHVRHATLSKNQGIEFSHPLWRTSGQTQWYMMHNGFLPTVHQQLGMAESRFDSAEYLEYIVDRATPADFTRRYLRDKMAQVAPGGSAANAIFVTREKAWAWQWHPDDTPYPDYFTLHHCQHNNSTFISSEPIAALGAASTWRRMSNHELHEIPLSE; via the coding sequence ATGTGCAGAATGATTCTGGCACACGGTCAGTTTGATGCCGCAGCGGTACTGGAGGCGGCGCGCGCCATGAGCTGTGGAGAAACCGCCACCCATGATGGCCCAATCAAACAACATCCGAACGGCTGGGGCTTACTGTGGCGTGAACAGGGCCATATTCGTACGCTGCACGGCACCGGCACCTTTGCCGACGCGCTGCCGGGTATCGATGTGGATCGTCTGCGCGGCCGTTTTCTCGCTGTGCATGTCCGTCATGCCACGCTGAGTAAAAATCAGGGCATCGAATTTTCGCATCCGCTGTGGCGTACCAGCGGCCAGACGCAATGGTACATGATGCACAACGGCTTTCTGCCGACGGTGCACCAGCAGCTCGGTATGGCGGAGTCGCGCTTTGATTCGGCGGAATACCTTGAATACATCGTTGATCGGGCGACGCCTGCCGATTTCACCCGTCGTTATCTGCGCGACAAGATGGCGCAGGTAGCGCCAGGCGGCAGCGCGGCCAACGCCATTTTTGTCACCCGCGAGAAAGCCTGGGCGTGGCAATGGCATCCCGATGACACCCCCTACCCGGATTATTTCACCCTGCACCACTGTCAGCATAACAACAGCACGTTTATCTCTTCTGAACCCATTGCAGCACTGGGCGCGGCGTCCACGTGGCGTCGTATGAGTAACCATGAACTTCATGAAATTCCTTTGTCGGAGTGA
- a CDS encoding ATP-grasp domain-containing protein, whose amino-acid sequence MRKIFLQIGATRDGQNPYCSVAKREGYFTVLAEMGDFVDYQSLSFRLPFDLIVRLDRPENPWDVLQACLRAGLLEHPQVVLAGFEAYNVSAGRLREMLAGPDAGPGFIPPDKYAQRMALRKAWPRFPQPEFRFFASPLSIRDAREALLYPCVIKPVDGGGGLGIWLVEQACQLDTVINKLVDTMNYGGRGFSGFIVESWLCGDEYSLQGVVDNGHAVALTCCQKVIEHHSDQDGSISFYESGHVAMAAHQLPASFTSLMSFCCETFGYRQGAFHIDFIMVNGEPHFLEMGFRLSGMGVVNLVEEVTGINWAEVAFHIEAGRGMPELHFCQPAQVVGRLRLRQSLQYRQAEQWIAQQQRGQLLPPLNLPALEVSPRSSLYADLTRHAGILATFCLPGNSRDDVLATFHQILDVTSFATRGDLLCAE is encoded by the coding sequence ATGAGAAAGATATTCCTGCAGATTGGCGCAACCCGCGACGGGCAAAACCCGTACTGCTCCGTGGCGAAACGCGAAGGCTATTTTACTGTGCTGGCGGAGATGGGCGACTTTGTCGATTACCAGTCGCTGAGCTTTAGGCTGCCGTTCGATCTGATTGTGCGGCTTGATCGGCCAGAAAACCCCTGGGATGTGTTGCAGGCGTGCCTGCGTGCCGGGTTGCTGGAACATCCCCAGGTGGTACTGGCGGGGTTTGAAGCCTATAACGTCTCCGCCGGACGGCTACGCGAGATGCTGGCAGGTCCGGATGCCGGCCCTGGTTTTATTCCGCCGGATAAATATGCCCAGCGCATGGCGTTGCGCAAAGCCTGGCCACGTTTCCCACAGCCGGAATTCCGCTTCTTTGCTTCACCACTCAGTATCCGCGATGCGCGTGAAGCGTTGCTTTATCCGTGCGTGATCAAGCCGGTTGATGGCGGCGGCGGCCTCGGGATTTGGCTGGTGGAGCAGGCCTGCCAGCTCGACACCGTGATCAATAAATTAGTCGATACCATGAATTATGGCGGACGCGGCTTTTCCGGCTTTATCGTCGAAAGCTGGCTATGCGGTGATGAGTATTCGCTCCAGGGCGTGGTGGATAACGGTCACGCGGTGGCGCTGACCTGCTGCCAGAAGGTGATCGAGCATCACAGCGATCAGGATGGCAGCATCAGTTTTTATGAATCCGGGCATGTGGCGATGGCCGCACACCAGTTGCCAGCCTCCTTCACCAGCCTGATGAGTTTCTGCTGCGAAACCTTTGGCTATCGTCAGGGGGCCTTTCATATCGATTTCATTATGGTCAACGGCGAGCCGCATTTTCTCGAAATGGGTTTCCGCCTGTCAGGGATGGGCGTGGTGAATCTGGTCGAGGAAGTGACAGGTATCAACTGGGCTGAGGTAGCCTTTCACATCGAAGCGGGACGCGGCATGCCCGAGCTGCATTTTTGCCAACCCGCTCAGGTGGTGGGACGCTTACGTTTGCGCCAGTCGCTGCAATATCGCCAGGCGGAGCAGTGGATCGCCCAACAACAGCGCGGCCAGCTATTGCCGCCGCTCAATCTGCCTGCGCTTGAGGTCTCGCCGCGATCCTCTCTGTACGCCGATTTAACCCGTCATGCGGGCATCCTCGCCACCTTTTGTCTGCCGGGCAACAGCCGCGACGACGTGCTGGCGACCTTCCATCAGATTCTCGATGTTACGTCCTTTGCCACCCGGGGGGATTTACTATGTGCAGAATGA